A genomic segment from Polyangium mundeleinium encodes:
- a CDS encoding serine/threonine-protein kinase, producing MKLVRLLGRGGMGSVWIADHLGLKTQVAVKFVSDVHASDPATRMRFQREATSAAQIGSPHIVNIHDHGITGDGIPYMVMELLDGEDLSARIKRAGPLHLDEVAKIISQTCKALGKAHRLGIVHRDVKPSNIFLLDTEGDTFVKVLDFGIAKPGGGESSEVTSTGMIVGTILYASPEQLLNAKSVDFRADLWSLGVVAYRAMTGKLPFSDENGIGALFLAMQAGRFAPPSQIVDTIPPEVDEWCKQALAHDPAARFGSAREMANALYAALGRTSSPSLTRAPHKAVDSSRHVARGESTGGGSAVGGSVRREEHVTVLENGYRSFSSDNDDARLSTEDSAHHGEDAGSRHAAKDPSSLGGAASATTYVGEAAAHASGRPGSGRRRAVIIAAVVGLAGAGALGFVFLNRPVKPFAGASTPAIENEPGVTAAPASVTTNAPKEPPVVAPVSSRVELAPSTLAPSPPAPSASAANASAPSASAPVASPKPSAKPGGPPRSTPLPEKDYGF from the coding sequence GTGAAACTCGTGCGCCTGCTCGGCAGGGGCGGCATGGGAAGCGTGTGGATCGCGGACCACCTCGGGCTGAAAACGCAGGTCGCGGTCAAGTTCGTCTCGGATGTGCACGCCAGCGACCCGGCGACGCGGATGCGCTTCCAACGCGAGGCCACGAGCGCCGCGCAGATAGGGAGCCCCCACATCGTAAATATCCATGACCACGGGATCACGGGCGATGGGATCCCGTACATGGTCATGGAGCTCCTCGATGGGGAAGACCTGTCGGCGCGCATCAAACGAGCAGGCCCCCTGCACCTCGACGAGGTCGCCAAGATCATCTCGCAGACCTGCAAGGCGCTCGGCAAGGCCCATCGGCTCGGAATCGTGCATCGTGATGTCAAGCCGAGCAACATCTTCCTCCTCGACACGGAGGGAGACACTTTCGTCAAAGTGCTCGACTTCGGCATTGCAAAGCCGGGGGGCGGCGAATCGAGCGAAGTGACGAGCACCGGGATGATCGTCGGGACCATCCTCTACGCGAGCCCCGAACAACTTCTCAACGCCAAGAGCGTGGATTTCCGCGCCGACCTCTGGTCCTTGGGCGTCGTCGCCTACCGCGCGATGACGGGGAAGCTCCCCTTTTCGGACGAAAATGGGATCGGCGCATTGTTTCTGGCCATGCAAGCTGGCCGCTTCGCTCCGCCGAGCCAGATCGTGGACACCATTCCGCCCGAGGTCGACGAGTGGTGCAAGCAGGCCTTGGCGCACGATCCTGCGGCGCGCTTTGGCTCGGCCCGAGAGATGGCAAACGCGCTCTACGCGGCCCTGGGGCGGACGTCGTCTCCTTCCCTCACGCGTGCTCCCCACAAGGCGGTCGACTCGTCGCGTCACGTCGCCCGCGGAGAATCGACGGGGGGTGGATCCGCCGTCGGAGGGAGCGTACGGCGGGAAGAACACGTCACGGTTCTCGAAAACGGGTATCGGTCGTTTTCGTCGGACAACGACGACGCCCGCCTCTCCACGGAGGATTCCGCGCATCACGGCGAGGACGCGGGCTCCCGACACGCGGCGAAAGATCCGAGCTCCCTTGGAGGGGCCGCCTCGGCGACGACGTACGTCGGTGAGGCGGCCGCCCACGCGTCGGGGCGGCCGGGGTCGGGGCGACGACGGGCCGTGATCATCGCGGCGGTGGTGGGCCTCGCGGGGGCAGGCGCGCTGGGGTTTGTCTTCCTGAACCGCCCCGTGAAACCATTCGCCGGGGCATCGACGCCGGCCATCGAAAACGAACCCGGCGTGACCGCGGCGCCCGCGAGCGTGACCACGAATGCCCCGAAGGAGCCACCTGTGGTCGCGCCGGTCTCGAGCCGCGTGGAGCTCGCCCCGAGTACGCTCGCCCCGAGTCCACCCGCGCCAAGTGCGTCCGCAGCCAATGCCTCCGCTCCGAGTGCGTCCGCGCCGGTGGCAAGCCCGAAGCCGTCGGCAAAACCAGGCGGCCCTCCGCGAAGCACTCCGCTACCCGAGAAGGATTATGGATTCTGA
- a CDS encoding vWA domain-containing protein yields MTSELVRYVDFQDNPEPRCHFVLLVDTSGSMQGPKIDMVNYGLEMLRTDLCDHDKARNAVELTVVKFGATVEPLVTFSRPDAFAPPKLVAGGRTYLAAAIHCGLDLIERRRETYRQAGVLYYAPWLWCITDGRPTDYNDIPAAVTRVQQTARDPATGKTRVDLFMVGVETPDDPVDLKILRQLSPQREPLMLRGIHAFQGMFNWISQSLIAVSQSNPGAQVSMPRVDGWGTVG; encoded by the coding sequence ATGACATCCGAACTGGTCAGGTACGTCGACTTCCAGGACAACCCCGAGCCGCGATGCCACTTCGTCTTGTTGGTGGATACCTCCGGATCGATGCAGGGGCCGAAGATCGACATGGTCAACTACGGCCTGGAAATGCTCAGGACGGATCTGTGTGATCACGATAAAGCCCGCAATGCCGTCGAACTGACGGTGGTGAAGTTTGGCGCCACGGTCGAGCCTTTGGTGACGTTCTCGCGGCCGGACGCGTTCGCGCCGCCAAAGCTGGTGGCCGGTGGGCGAACCTATCTCGCAGCGGCCATTCATTGCGGCCTCGACCTGATCGAGCGTCGCCGAGAGACGTACCGGCAGGCGGGCGTACTGTATTATGCGCCCTGGCTCTGGTGCATCACCGACGGGCGCCCGACGGACTACAACGATATCCCAGCGGCCGTCACGCGCGTGCAGCAAACTGCCCGCGACCCGGCCACCGGAAAAACGAGAGTCGATCTGTTCATGGTGGGCGTCGAGACCCCGGATGACCCCGTCGATCTCAAGATCCTTCGTCAGCTTTCACCACAGCGCGAGCCGCTGATGCTTCGCGGAATCCATGCGTTCCAGGGGATGTTCAACTGGATCTCGCAGAGTCTCATTGCCGTATCCCAATCGAACCCAGGGGCACAGGTCTCGATGCCACGCGTCGACGGCTGGGGCACGGTCGGATGA
- a CDS encoding PP2C family serine/threonine-protein phosphatase — MREDATVAAWRVTRVSVAGTSHIARGVPCQDASYHDVNGDLCVIAVADGVGSAPRSEDGARVASEMAVRFLIEKAVARDASEAEWRALLQEAAERALLEVRALAERETEELRAFASTLLIVAATGESAAAFQVGDGAIVALFGTADLQALTLPKKGEYANEVLPLTSRGALESAQFTFVPQSPTAVAAFTDGLEALALSLPRGEPYDRFFLPIFDLGARVDETKLAAEIGELFEQRVKKRSDDDLTLAVAIRAAGKTVEPIPAKPESAPGTAASRAREIASARGESDPSPPAEPPPPATPPPATPPAHRGPNPPTSRLRSVVLGMFLLLLVGSAASVLLAKTWFRSAEGIACARSSDCEEPLHCIGGFCRFERKR; from the coding sequence ATGAGGGAGGATGCGACGGTAGCGGCTTGGCGCGTCACGCGCGTATCCGTAGCGGGCACGAGCCATATCGCTCGGGGGGTACCGTGTCAGGACGCCTCGTACCACGATGTGAACGGCGATCTATGCGTGATTGCGGTCGCGGACGGTGTCGGCTCTGCCCCACGCTCCGAGGACGGCGCGCGCGTCGCGTCCGAGATGGCCGTTCGCTTTCTCATCGAGAAAGCCGTCGCACGCGACGCGAGCGAAGCAGAGTGGCGCGCGCTGCTGCAAGAGGCGGCAGAGCGGGCGTTGCTCGAGGTCCGTGCGCTGGCAGAGCGCGAGACGGAAGAACTTCGTGCCTTCGCCTCGACCTTGTTGATCGTCGCCGCGACAGGTGAAAGTGCCGCAGCCTTTCAAGTTGGCGACGGGGCGATCGTCGCTCTCTTCGGCACTGCGGATCTGCAAGCGCTCACCTTGCCGAAGAAGGGGGAGTATGCAAACGAGGTGCTTCCCTTGACGTCGAGGGGGGCACTCGAAAGTGCGCAGTTCACGTTCGTTCCGCAATCACCCACGGCGGTCGCGGCTTTCACGGACGGTCTCGAGGCCTTGGCACTGTCACTTCCGCGTGGAGAGCCCTACGACAGGTTTTTTCTTCCCATTTTCGATCTCGGGGCGAGGGTCGACGAGACGAAACTCGCGGCAGAGATAGGCGAGCTTTTCGAGCAGCGGGTCAAGAAGCGCTCGGATGATGATCTGACGCTCGCCGTCGCCATTCGCGCCGCTGGCAAGACGGTCGAGCCGATCCCCGCGAAACCGGAATCGGCTCCGGGCACCGCGGCTTCCCGTGCACGGGAGATCGCCTCGGCGAGAGGAGAGAGCGATCCGTCGCCACCCGCGGAGCCGCCACCTCCAGCGACGCCACCTCCAGCGACGCCCCCCGCGCATAGAGGACCGAATCCGCCCACTTCCAGGCTCCGGTCGGTCGTTCTCGGGATGTTTCTCCTCCTCCTGGTTGGCTCCGCCGCGAGCGTCCTCCTGGCGAAGACGTGGTTTCGGTCCGCAGAGGGCATCGCGTGTGCTCGAAGCTCCGATTGTGAGGAGCCGCTGCACTGCATCGGTGGATTTTGCCGGTTCGAGAGGAAGCGATGA
- a CDS encoding protein kinase domain-containing protein: MNGGFQGSYRLALGGERIEVGNRIGRGGEGEAYFLASHPRLAAKFFFEHKRAAIVPKVQEMLVHRPRQTSFQSHTIFTWPEDLILDAAEQPIGYVMPRIHDAEKLYKLKHPASRKNDRRTRAFFYDRLVSIARNLAKAVDFAHDQGLIVGDLNAQNVLVLGNTNVSLIDVDSFQFVDGRGQYHPCTVGTPEYLAPELIGQNLASVRRDPSSDLFSLGILLYELLMEGQHPYAGIDKGRPGPADVASRIKHGLFPRAASRQVDVELPRASPPREMLGPEVLALFHRCFDEGHFQPALRPTAREWRSVLKAWSQILRAGCPANPEHIFDRRLSFCPWCWRQAAGARTPTPAPVAAQTQAPPMPRPQQASHHGGASSGPTTVRTAQSRPSLPTPRARSRAWSYLAVPATALLVVPVGYQVYSAVGPRGLGEPCVSANECGSGICTARRCALAKSVMGERCTANEDCATGVCTLQACRECRQSSDCPATRICKDNTCVKAALGDSCEKDTQCEGALVCVSGGCAERVNAPAIVDTPPAPIPTPFPSPETPEGSRPVPEDPKRTCPTPEPWDNQVRGWAKDGSSVCTSGSDVRRGYYLRIAVDEGPDVSKEAIRRAWRKYVDEYLGSASCPEAMEMVFFDPARSVGAGILFRNRPPNWSKVAKGEPDWLLRDNSLNMVDEQVCFFGANDERRRLGW; encoded by the coding sequence ATGAACGGCGGGTTTCAAGGCTCGTATCGCCTTGCGCTCGGCGGAGAACGCATCGAGGTAGGGAATCGAATCGGCCGCGGGGGAGAGGGCGAGGCTTACTTTCTTGCGAGCCATCCGCGTCTGGCGGCGAAGTTTTTCTTCGAGCACAAGCGCGCTGCCATCGTGCCGAAGGTGCAAGAGATGCTGGTGCACAGGCCCAGGCAAACGAGCTTTCAAAGCCACACGATCTTCACGTGGCCCGAGGACCTGATCCTGGACGCCGCGGAGCAGCCCATCGGCTACGTCATGCCGCGCATCCACGACGCCGAGAAGCTCTACAAGCTCAAGCATCCGGCATCCAGAAAGAACGACAGGAGAACGCGCGCCTTTTTCTACGATCGTCTCGTCAGCATTGCTCGTAACCTTGCCAAAGCCGTCGATTTCGCTCACGACCAAGGGCTGATCGTGGGCGATCTCAATGCACAGAACGTGCTTGTCCTCGGCAACACGAACGTTTCGCTCATCGATGTCGATTCGTTCCAGTTCGTCGACGGGAGAGGACAATACCATCCGTGCACCGTCGGAACGCCGGAGTACCTCGCACCCGAGCTCATTGGCCAGAACCTCGCGAGCGTGCGGCGGGACCCATCGAGTGACTTGTTCTCTCTCGGCATCCTTCTCTACGAGCTCCTGATGGAGGGCCAGCATCCTTATGCGGGCATCGACAAGGGACGTCCTGGGCCGGCCGACGTCGCGAGCCGTATCAAGCACGGACTCTTCCCTCGCGCAGCGTCGAGGCAGGTCGACGTCGAGCTCCCGCGCGCGAGCCCTCCGAGGGAGATGCTGGGGCCCGAGGTACTGGCATTGTTCCATCGCTGCTTCGACGAGGGGCACTTTCAGCCGGCGCTACGTCCGACCGCGCGCGAATGGCGCTCGGTATTGAAGGCATGGAGCCAGATTCTCCGCGCCGGTTGCCCTGCGAACCCAGAGCATATCTTCGATCGGCGCTTGTCTTTCTGCCCGTGGTGCTGGCGGCAGGCTGCGGGGGCGCGTACGCCAACGCCGGCTCCGGTGGCGGCGCAGACGCAAGCGCCGCCGATGCCTCGGCCGCAACAGGCTTCGCACCACGGTGGGGCATCGAGCGGGCCGACGACGGTCCGCACGGCGCAATCACGCCCCTCGCTCCCCACGCCGCGTGCCCGCTCGCGTGCGTGGAGCTACCTGGCGGTCCCTGCGACGGCACTCCTCGTGGTCCCTGTCGGTTATCAGGTCTATTCCGCGGTCGGGCCTCGTGGCCTCGGCGAGCCCTGCGTGAGCGCGAACGAGTGCGGCTCCGGGATCTGTACGGCGCGGCGCTGTGCTCTGGCGAAGAGTGTCATGGGCGAGCGGTGTACGGCGAACGAGGACTGCGCGACGGGCGTATGCACGCTCCAGGCATGTCGTGAATGTCGCCAATCGTCGGACTGCCCGGCGACACGGATCTGCAAGGACAACACTTGCGTGAAGGCAGCTCTCGGCGATTCCTGTGAAAAGGATACCCAGTGCGAGGGCGCGCTCGTCTGTGTCAGTGGGGGCTGCGCAGAGCGGGTGAATGCGCCAGCGATCGTCGATACCCCTCCGGCTCCGATTCCGACTCCGTTTCCCTCTCCCGAGACGCCCGAGGGGTCTCGACCCGTTCCGGAAGACCCGAAAAGGACGTGCCCGACGCCGGAGCCCTGGGACAATCAGGTTCGCGGGTGGGCCAAAGACGGATCCTCGGTATGCACGAGCGGTTCCGATGTGAGGCGCGGATATTATCTGCGGATCGCGGTCGACGAGGGGCCGGACGTCAGCAAGGAGGCGATCCGGCGAGCGTGGCGGAAGTACGTGGATGAATACCTGGGCTCCGCTTCATGTCCGGAAGCCATGGAGATGGTGTTCTTCGATCCTGCCCGGAGCGTGGGAGCCGGAATCCTGTTTCGGAACAGGCCGCCAAACTGGAGCAAGGTCGCAAAGGGAGAACCCGACTGGCTCCTCCGCGACAACAGCCTGAACATGGTTGACGAGCAGGTGTGCTTTTTCGGGGCGAACGACGAGCGACGACGGCTCGGATGGTAG
- a CDS encoding thrombospondin type 3 repeat-containing protein, giving the protein MSSRVLGAAALGLSLLAPRPSHAQTSGGIALNQLDPAPAGDTFFSVPSPQTNGHLVPRGLVLFDYAHNPLVAALADGGTETSQRAIVGAQAFLHIGASLALWNRLLVSASFPLAVLQQGESPILGNTVFPSPTGVQAGDLRLGARIRLFGETEDAFQMAAGATLHAPTGPAGAFVGDNGVRLSPELLLGGRFWHVAWSAAVRPVFRTSDNPSTLSYGAGIAFLLLDDHLRIGPELSASTPLQEGLVRLGENRTIPRSLATNAELLLGIRGNAIGGLWVGAAVGPGLSEAIGTPTFRALGLVAWSPETPKPKSVAPKVTDTDGDGLIDTADACPHAFGEKSDVPGRNGCPKVDRDEDGVVDLDDVCPEEPGAASGDPKRFGCPPDRDGDNVPDAIDVCPDTKGEAEKNGCPTTPQGG; this is encoded by the coding sequence ATGTCCTCCCGCGTCCTCGGCGCCGCTGCGCTCGGCCTCTCTCTCCTCGCCCCGCGCCCCTCCCACGCTCAGACCTCCGGCGGGATCGCCCTCAATCAACTCGATCCTGCGCCCGCCGGAGACACCTTCTTCAGCGTTCCTTCCCCCCAGACGAACGGCCATCTCGTCCCCCGCGGCCTCGTCCTCTTCGACTACGCTCACAACCCGCTCGTCGCCGCCCTCGCCGACGGCGGCACCGAGACCTCGCAGCGCGCCATCGTCGGCGCCCAGGCGTTTCTCCACATCGGCGCCTCCCTCGCCCTCTGGAATCGCCTCCTCGTCTCCGCCTCCTTCCCCCTCGCCGTCCTCCAGCAAGGCGAGAGCCCCATCCTCGGCAACACCGTTTTCCCGTCCCCCACGGGCGTTCAGGCCGGCGATTTGCGTCTCGGCGCTCGCATTCGGCTCTTCGGCGAAACCGAGGATGCCTTTCAGATGGCCGCCGGCGCCACCCTCCACGCGCCGACCGGGCCCGCGGGGGCCTTCGTCGGCGACAACGGCGTTCGCCTCTCGCCCGAATTGCTCTTGGGCGGTCGATTCTGGCATGTCGCCTGGAGCGCCGCGGTTCGGCCCGTCTTTCGTACCTCGGACAACCCCTCGACGCTCTCCTACGGCGCCGGCATCGCATTCTTGCTCCTCGACGATCACCTTCGGATCGGTCCGGAGCTCTCGGCGTCCACGCCGCTCCAGGAGGGGCTGGTCCGGTTGGGTGAAAACCGGACGATTCCACGGAGCCTCGCGACGAACGCGGAGCTCTTGCTCGGGATCCGCGGCAATGCCATCGGCGGGCTCTGGGTCGGCGCCGCGGTCGGGCCAGGGCTCAGCGAGGCGATCGGCACGCCCACCTTTCGCGCCTTGGGCCTCGTGGCCTGGTCGCCCGAGACCCCGAAGCCGAAGAGCGTCGCGCCGAAGGTCACCGATACCGACGGCGACGGCCTGATCGATACGGCAGACGCTTGTCCTCACGCGTTCGGCGAGAAGAGCGACGTGCCTGGACGCAATGGCTGCCCGAAGGTCGACCGTGACGAGGACGGCGTCGTCGACCTCGACGACGTTTGCCCGGAGGAACCCGGCGCTGCGAGCGGAGATCCCAAGCGATTCGGATGCCCGCCCGATCGGGATGGCGACAACGTGCCCGATGCGATTGATGTCTGCCCCGACACGAAGGGGGAGGCAGAGAAGAACGGTTGTCCGACCACGCCCCAAGGCGGTTGA
- a CDS encoding PEGA domain-containing protein, whose translation MARPFQKTLARSLLVAAATVLVAGATSAQPAAKPPVAAAKKTATPKKADAAPAPKPPPPPLADVLTGAAKDEYIGGKMLYETKDFANALVKFRKAYSLTPEPRLLKNIAVCEKDLRHYSRALALLEEYRGKAGDAITPEEEESLKALEAALRTLTSEVTLVVSEADARVSVDGEPIGTAPIAKPVRMDVGERKITVEKQGYKPLEIKKTIDGGTSLTLVAKLERDWRRGRIVIEAGPKDLIAIDGKVMGLGRYEGYVQTGGHSVRVSAPGMAVYQNEVVVQDGETRRVPITLNPLPAPSDTSKWLWIGGGVLLAAGAAIGGAVLFRPTEVPPIDGTIGTVPLSFGGRR comes from the coding sequence ATGGCGCGTCCGTTTCAGAAAACCCTGGCGCGAAGCCTGCTGGTTGCCGCAGCGACCGTGCTGGTCGCCGGAGCCACGTCGGCACAACCCGCCGCAAAGCCCCCGGTCGCGGCGGCCAAGAAGACGGCAACCCCCAAGAAGGCCGACGCCGCGCCGGCGCCGAAGCCGCCCCCTCCGCCGCTCGCGGACGTGCTCACGGGCGCCGCGAAGGACGAGTATATCGGCGGGAAGATGCTTTACGAAACGAAGGACTTCGCCAATGCGCTGGTGAAGTTTCGCAAAGCCTATTCGCTGACGCCCGAGCCGCGGCTGCTCAAGAACATCGCCGTCTGCGAGAAAGATCTTCGCCATTACAGCCGCGCCCTCGCGCTGCTGGAGGAGTACCGCGGCAAGGCGGGAGATGCGATCACGCCGGAGGAGGAAGAGTCCCTGAAGGCGCTGGAGGCCGCGCTCCGAACGCTGACGAGCGAGGTGACCCTCGTCGTGAGCGAAGCGGACGCCAGGGTCTCGGTGGACGGCGAGCCCATCGGGACCGCGCCCATCGCCAAGCCCGTTCGAATGGATGTGGGCGAACGAAAGATCACGGTCGAGAAGCAGGGCTACAAGCCGCTCGAGATCAAGAAGACCATCGACGGCGGCACCTCGCTGACGCTGGTGGCAAAACTCGAGCGCGACTGGCGTCGCGGCCGGATCGTGATCGAGGCGGGGCCGAAGGATCTCATCGCGATTGACGGCAAGGTCATGGGGCTCGGTCGGTACGAAGGGTACGTGCAGACCGGTGGCCATTCGGTGCGGGTGAGCGCGCCGGGAATGGCCGTGTATCAAAACGAGGTGGTCGTGCAGGACGGCGAGACGCGCCGCGTGCCGATCACGCTGAACCCGCTCCCCGCGCCGTCGGACACGTCGAAATGGCTCTGGATCGGGGGCGGGGTCCTGCTCGCCGCGGGCGCCGCGATCGGGGGCGCCGTGCTCTTCAGACCCACCGAGGTGCCGCCGATTGACGGGACGATCGGGACCGTGCCTCTCTCGTTCGGAGGTCGTCGATGA
- a CDS encoding serine/threonine-protein kinase — protein MSVTEPPQPSLANPHEGDVLAGKYRVESILGKGGMGVVVAAMHLQLGQRVAIKYLLQPDNTDIVARFLREARAAVRLKSEHVARVLDVGELGSGAPYMVMEYLEGGDLLRHLKTQGPLPIPEAIDYILQTCEAIAEAHAAGIVHRDLKPANLFLTTTPDGSKSVKVLDFGISKVSENESEGGDGMQLTKTEMVLGSPLYMSPEQLKSSKAVDPRSDIWALGVILYQLLAGKVPFHGSAFSELVLKVNLEPPSPLSQYRSDIPAELEAAIVRCLEKKREHRFNNIAEFALSIAEFGPPTARISAEKAKRVLEASGVAVQAPSGPSRSSTSSIPAAMPAVTAATSAPANTQPGASVPPPPLMPADGNTGSSLPTVAVSKAGQDVAGESGSSGKRTGLVVGAVALVGLVAVGSIFLFRGSPENRVESTVTPDNAVAAPTAKPSAASEPEVKPAAALVDTEAPAQSASVAASASASAAVSSQPAATRPPSSLPGTKSGTPEKASPPPTPTTKSSSKNPLTIGIE, from the coding sequence ATGAGCGTGACCGAGCCTCCGCAGCCCAGCCTCGCGAACCCTCACGAAGGGGACGTGCTCGCGGGCAAATACCGCGTCGAATCCATCCTCGGAAAGGGGGGCATGGGCGTGGTCGTCGCGGCCATGCACCTGCAGCTCGGGCAGCGCGTCGCCATCAAGTACCTGCTCCAGCCGGACAACACGGATATCGTCGCGCGCTTCCTGCGCGAGGCGCGCGCCGCGGTGCGGCTGAAAAGCGAGCACGTGGCGCGCGTGCTCGACGTGGGCGAGCTCGGGAGCGGCGCCCCGTACATGGTCATGGAGTACCTCGAGGGCGGCGATCTCCTGCGTCACCTCAAGACACAAGGCCCGCTGCCGATCCCCGAGGCAATCGACTACATCCTCCAGACCTGCGAGGCCATCGCCGAGGCGCACGCCGCGGGCATCGTCCACCGCGATCTCAAGCCGGCCAACCTCTTCCTGACGACGACGCCCGACGGCTCGAAGAGCGTCAAGGTGCTCGACTTCGGCATCTCGAAGGTCAGCGAAAACGAGTCCGAGGGCGGCGACGGGATGCAGCTCACGAAGACCGAGATGGTCCTCGGCTCGCCGCTTTACATGTCGCCCGAGCAGCTCAAATCGAGCAAGGCCGTGGATCCGCGGAGCGACATCTGGGCGCTCGGGGTGATCCTCTACCAGCTCCTCGCCGGGAAAGTCCCTTTTCATGGGTCGGCCTTCTCCGAGCTCGTCCTCAAGGTCAACCTCGAACCTCCGTCGCCCCTCTCGCAATACCGGAGCGACATCCCGGCCGAGCTCGAGGCTGCGATCGTCAGGTGCCTCGAAAAGAAGCGAGAGCACCGATTCAACAACATCGCCGAGTTCGCCTTGAGCATTGCCGAATTCGGTCCGCCGACCGCGCGCATCTCGGCCGAGAAAGCCAAGCGTGTCCTCGAGGCCTCGGGCGTCGCCGTGCAGGCGCCCTCCGGGCCGAGCCGGAGCTCCACATCGTCGATCCCAGCCGCGATGCCTGCCGTAACCGCCGCGACGAGCGCCCCCGCGAACACGCAGCCGGGGGCGAGCGTGCCGCCGCCGCCGCTGATGCCGGCGGACGGGAATACCGGGTCGAGCCTGCCGACGGTGGCGGTTTCGAAGGCGGGACAGGATGTCGCCGGCGAATCGGGTTCGTCCGGGAAACGCACGGGTCTCGTCGTGGGTGCGGTCGCGCTGGTCGGGCTCGTCGCGGTCGGGAGTATCTTCTTGTTCCGAGGTTCTCCAGAGAATCGCGTCGAATCCACCGTGACACCGGACAACGCCGTCGCAGCACCTACCGCGAAACCGTCCGCCGCCTCCGAGCCCGAGGTGAAACCTGCAGCGGCGCTCGTGGATACCGAAGCTCCGGCGCAGAGCGCTTCCGTGGCGGCGAGCGCATCCGCTTCCGCCGCGGTGTCGTCCCAGCCCGCGGCGACACGCCCGCCGTCCTCCCTTCCGGGGACGAAGAGCGGCACACCCGAAAAAGCCTCGCCGCCGCCGACCCCGACGACCAAGAGTTCTTCGAAGAATCCTCTCACGATCGGAATCGAGTAG